The genome window TGAGTCTCCATAGGAACAATAAATATATTTGTTTTTCTAATAAAGTACGGTATATAGGGATTTACAGGTTCGGTTATCCCTATGAATTGCTTTTTTAGTTGCTAATGCTATACATTAGTTTTTTTTATTGGTAATGATAGTTTAGGTTAATATTTTGCCATAGGGCGGTGGTATTTTAATTTTCTGGTACTAATTGTTTGGGTTGCTTTCTGGGCAAAACTTTTTCTACCGCCATTTTGATAACTATATAAAGAATGGGAACCACAAACAAACTAAGGAAAGTAGCTACCAACATTCCCCCAAACACTGCCGTACCAAGGGATTGACGACTACCTGCCCCTGCCCCTGAGGCAATGACAAGGGGAAAAATACCTGTGAGGGTAGAAATAGCTGTCATGAGGATAGGGCGTAATCTTTGTTTAGATGCTTCAATGGCGGCTTTAACGGTGGACATCTCTTCATCCCGTAGCTGATTAGCAAATTCCACAATCAGGATGGAGTTTTTACTAGCTAAACCAATTAACATAACTAAACCAATTTGACAATAAATATCGTTGCTAAAACCCCTCAAACTTTGAGCCAATAAAGCCCCTAATATAGCTAAGGGTACAGCCAAAATGATGATGAAAGGATCCACATAGTTTTCATACTGAGCGGATAAAACAAGGAAAACTAAAACGATACCTAAGCTAAAAATAATGATCGCCAAATTTCCCGCACTAATTTCCTCCAAGGAAATGCCCGTCCATTCATAGCCGAAGCCCACAGGTAAGACTTGAGAGGCGATCGCCCCTACTGCTTCAATGGCATTTCCCGAACTATAACCAGGGGCAGGGGAACCATTGATTTCAATGGAACGGAATAAATTATAGTGATTAATGGTTTGCGCCCCCACCGTAGGGGTAATGGTAACAAGGTTTGATAAAGGAATCATCTCACCGCCCCCAGAGCGCACGAAAAAGTTGTCCATACTTTCAGGATTCGCTCTAAACTCTTTGTCTCCTTGCACATACACTCGGTAAGACCGTTGTTGCATAGTAAAATCATTGACATAAGAACCACCCATCATGGTTGCCATAGTACTAAAAACATCATCCAAATTCACATCCAGCACCTTTGCCCTTTCTCTATTCACCTCCACAATTAATTGAGGACTGTTAGCCGCAAATTGAGTAAAAACAGCACTTAGGGCTTCATCCTGATTTGCTGCTCCTAAAAATTGTCCCATGACTTCCACCATCGATTGTAAATCGGGATTAATGCGCCGATCCTGTAAATTGAAGGTAAAACCCCCAAAAGCCCCTAAACCTTGAATCGCAGGGGGATTGATGGGAATAATTCTCGCTTCAGGAATCATGGCGAACTTGGGAAATAGTTGTCCGATAATGCCTTGCACAGACTGACTGGCGTTAGGGCGATCGCCCCAGGGTTTCAAGGGGGTAAAAATGATCCCCTGATTAGGGGTACTACCCCCAAAAGAAAAACCACCGATGGCAAAAGTCCCTAACACATCAGGAATCTCTAAAATTTCTTCCTCCACCTGACGCATCACATCGCTGGTATATTGTAGCGAAACCCCTTCAGGAGCTTGAATAATGGTAATAAAATAACCCTGATCCTCTTCGGGTACAAAAGCCGTTGGCACCACCGTATATAACCATCCCGTCAAAGCAATCAAAACTACAAATATTCCCACCACAAATAACTTAAAACGGGCAAGAAATGTTAAAAACCCCTCATACTTTAGAGTTAACCAATCCAAAATAGAATTAAATCGATTAAAAAAAGGCTGTATCCAATTAGGAGGATGTTGCCCCGATTTTAACAATAAAGCACACAGAGAAGGTGTCAAGGTTAAAGCCAAGAAAGTAGAAATTACAATGGAAAAAGCGATAGTTAAAGCAAACTCCCTATATAAAGCCCCCGTGGTGCCTGGGAAAAAAGTTACAGGAATAAACACCGCCATCAACACCAACGAAGTAGCAATAACAGCCCCCGTCAACTGCTTCATCGACTCACTAGCCGCTCGATGGGATTCCATATTACGATCTTGAATATAACGGTAAATTTGTTCTACCACCACGATCGCATCGTCCACCACCAACCCCGTCGCCAGAGTCAAACCAAAAAGAGTAAGAGTATTGATCGAAAAATCAAAAGCCCTCACAAAAGCAAAAGTTCCTACCAAAGACAAAGGAATAGTTAACGAAGGAATCAGAGTAGTACGCCAATCCTGCAAAAATACCAAAATGATTAGGACTACCAACGCCACCGACATAAATAAAGTTATGATGACCTCATCCAAAGACTCCTCAATAAAACCCGTAGTGTCAAAAGCCAGTTGAATATTAATTCCATCTGGAAACTGCTCTGCCAACTCAGCCATCTGGGTTTTTACATTTTGTGCAACCTCTAGGGCATTGGAACCAGGCAACTGATAAATCCCCACTCCCACAGCCTCGACTCCTCGAAAACGCACAAAAGAATCATAATTCTGCGCCCCCAATTCAACCCTACCCACATCCCGAAAACGAATTAAAGAACCCGTCTGCTCATCACTTCGCAAAATTATATCCTCAAACTCCTCTGGCTCCGTCAACTGGCTTACCACCCGTAAAGAAATTTGAAATTCCTGTCCCTCAATGGCAGGTTCAGCACCCACCGCACCAACCCCCACCTGAACATTTTGTTCTCGCAGAGCATTTTCCACATCCATCGGGGTTAAGCCACGGCTACTTAGACGATTAGGATCAACCCATAGGCGCATAGCATAACGTCTTTCTCCAAATACCGTAACATCAGCCACCCCCTCAATTCTTTTTAGGGCATCAACCAAAAACCTTTCTGCATAATTACTAAGAAAGTCATTATCATATTGTCCATCTTCACTAAACATCCCAAAACCCATTAAAATGTTGTTGGACTGTTGAGTCACCGTAACCCCTGTCCTCTGCACAACATCGGGCAATTGCCCTTCCACCACAGAAATTTGATTTTGAATATCAACGGCCGCCAAGTCTTTATTCCTTGAAGCATCAAAAGTGGCAGTAATACTACTGGTTCCTGAGTTGGTACTACTCGAAGAAATGTATCTTAATCCTTCTACTCCATTAATTTGTCTTTCGAGGATGTTGGTAACGGTGTTTTCCACTACCTCGGCATCTGCCCCCGTATAGTTAGCGGTAATTTGGATTTGAGTCGGCGCAATATCGGGAAAACGAGCAATGGGTAAGGTAACAATACTGACGGTACCCACCAAAAGGATGATCAGGGCGCAAACGCTAGAAAATACTGGTCTTCGGATAAAAAAATCAACGAACATCTTTTATTAATGGATAATTGATAATGGGTAATTAATAATAAATAAACAAATTAACCTAGAGGTTATTGGGGCATCTCTCCATTTTCTTCGGGGGGTAAAGGGGCAATGGGAGCACCATCACGGAGGTTCAAAATTCCTGCACTGACGATTTGTTCCCCTTCTTCTAAACCGCCTAAAACTTCGTAGTTGTTACCCTGTAGGCTTCCTAATTCTATGGAGCGTTGTTCGGCTATTAAGGATGGTTCATCTCCTTCGCCATTTTCTGCTGGTTGAGCCACAAAAACAAAGTTATTACCCCCCATCCTTGATACTGCGGAAGAAGGAACAACAATACCGGGGCTTTCTTGCCAAATAATTCTAGCTCGAATGGAAGTTTGATTAAAAAGACTAGCTCCCGAGGAGTTGAGGGTTGCTTTGGTTAACACTAATTGACTGTCGGGACTAACTTGGGGAGAGATAAAACTTATTTCTCCGGTGGTCAGTATTTCTCCTTGACTGTCGAGAATTTCCACGGGTAAACCTAGCCTTAGTCTTTCACTTTGTTCTAAGGGTAAGGAAAAATTTGCTTCTAGGACATCATTTTCGGTGATGGTGGTTAGTTCATCCCCAGAGTTGATAAAGTCTCCTACTTTGATGGGAATATCCCCAATGATTCCTGTGAAGGGGGCAACTATTTGGGCTTTGTCAATTTGTACTTCTATGGTGTTCACCCTAGCGGTGGCTTGGGATACTTCGGCTTCGGCTTGGTCTATTTCTTCTCTCCTTGTGCCGTTTCTGAGTAGTTGCAGATTTTGTCGGGCTTGTTCTACGGCGGCTTCTAATTCGTTTAGATCGGAGGTTCTGCCTTTAGTTTGAGCGTCTAAACGTCTTTGGGCTTGGGTAACGGCGGAGGAGGCTTGACGTTCGATGGTTACAAATTCATCAAATTCGTCTTGGGAAATGGCTCCTTCTTCAGATAATACTCGATACCTTCTGGTTCTTTCTTGGGCTAGTTCTAGCTCTGCCCTGGCGGATTCTAGTTCGGCTCTTGTTTGGGCTATTTCTTCGGGACGGGCGCCTTGTCTGGCGTTATTTAACCGTGCGATCGCCCCTGTTAACTGAGCTTGGGCTTGGGCTATTTCTTCGGGACGATTCCCTGCCCTGAGTAAGGCTAAACGGGAGCGGGCGCTATCTAATTGGGCTTGAGCTTGGTTTAATTCCGCTTCTAGTTGGTCACTGTCCACCCTAGCAATTATCTGTCCTACGGTAACTCTTTCTCCTTCTGTTCTTAAAATACTTCTAATTCTGCCGTCAATTTCTGACCTGACGGTAACAGCCCTAGGAGCATCTAATCTACCGACAATGGTGGTAGTATCTTGTACTATTCCTAGTTCTAATGTACTCAATTTTACGGTGGAGGGTTGACCTTGCCCTGCCATGGCCCCTGATGGATCGTTACCACTTTCATTATTATTGAATAACAGCATCCCCCCACCCCCAAGGATGGCTAAAAAGGCTACTGCACCGAAAATCCACCAGGGGGAAAATGATTTTTTCTTGGATTGTGGCTTAGGGGCGATCGCACTTATTTCCTCTTCGTCAACATTTGAGGTTTCACTGGGGGCAGAGTTAGGATTAATCATATCGGCTAGAGATTAATTAATGTTGATGGTAAAGTTTTATTAAGTTCACATTATATCAATAAAATATATCAATCTGATATAAAAAATTGAAAAAAAAAGAAATATGTTAGAGTTAGCCACCCTTGGTTTATTACAAAAAGAGCCTTTACATGGTTATTTGCTCAAAAAACAGATGGAATTGTTTATGAGTGGTTGTATTAGTGTCAATTATGGAGCTATTTATCCTTTATTGAGGCGACTGTTGGATAAGGGATTGATTATGGAGGAAGAAGATGGCAATAATAATCGCAAAATGTACAGTATCACCTCGGCAGGAAGAGCCATATGGTTAGAGAAAATGCTAGAACATCCCCACGAAAGTTGGGTTAATGCTCGTTCTCGTTTTATGATTAAGTTTTTCTTTTTTAGCTACCTTGAATCTATAGATCGACTACATTTATTAGAGCATCGTTTGAGGGTGTGTCAATTACAATTGGATGATCAAGATTTACAGATAGTTTATGATGATCGTTTCCAAGCCATGGCTTTAGAGCGTTACAAATCGGATATTAACCGTGAGATTGATTGGTTGATGGGACAGTTAGCCATAGAGAAGGAAATGGAAATGGAATTATCAAAAAATTAAATCCTTGAACCTTAGATTTCAAAATTTGATAAAAGGTGCAGATAACCGTATTAGCACTCAAGCTCGAAGAGTGCTAAATTTATTTATGGAGAAAAAATATATGCTCATGAGAATTATTATTTATGTCTAAAATTGTATCTTTTAGAGAAGAATCCAGAAGAGCCTTGGAGGAAGGGGTTAACGCTTTAGCCAATGCCGTTAAAGTAACCTTAGGCCCCAAGGGTAGAAATGTATTATTAGAAAGAAAGTTTGGAGCTCCTGAGATTGTTAAAGATGGTATCTCTGTAGCCAAAGAAGTAGAGTTAGAAAATCCTTTACAAAATGCAGGGGCAAGGTTAGTTAGAGAAGTGGCTTCCAAAACTAACGATGTGGCTGGAGATGGTACTACCACCGCTACGGTTATCGCTCAGGCTATGATCCATGAAGGTTTGAAAAACGTTACCGCTGGAGCTAATCCTGTGGCTTTACGTCGTGGAATGGATAAGGCGATCGCCATTGCCGTTAAAGAAATCTCTGACATGGCCCAACCTGTACAGGGAGATGTAATCGCCCAAGTAGCTGCTGTTTCTGCGGGTAATGACCAAGAAATTGGTGATATGATTGCCCATGCCATGGATAAAGTAACCAAAGATGGAGTTATCACCGTCGAAGAATCCAAGTCCTTAGCCACTGAATTGGAAGTGGTAGAAGGGATGCAACTAGACAGGGGTTATATGTCTCCTTACTTTATCACTGACCAAGAAAAGCAAATTGTTGAGTTAGAAAATGCTTTAGTCTTAGTTACTGATAAAAAAATAAATGCGATCGCAGATCTCGTCCCTGTTTTAGAAGAAGTGGCTCGTGCCGGCGCTCCCTTATTAATCATCGCCGAAGACATCGAAGGGGAAGCCCTTGCCACCCTAGTAGTTAACAAAGCCAGGGGTGTGTTAAATGTAGCTGCTATCAAAGCTCCTAGTTTTGGCGATCGCCGCAAAGCCATGTTAGAAGACATTGCCATCCTCACAGGAGGAAGAGTAATCTCCGAAGACATCGGTTTAAGTTTAGACACCGTCAAACTTGACGAACTAGGAAAAGCTCATAAAATCACCATCGAAAAAGACAACACCACCATCGTTACAGACTCTGGTAACACTGGCGATGTCCAAAAAAGAGTTGCTCAAATTCGTAAACAACTCGAAGAAACTGACTCCGAGTATGACGCAGAAAAATTACAAGAGCGTATCGCCAAATTAGCTGGTGGTGTAGCCGTAATCAAAGTAGGTGCTGCCACCGAAACCGACTTAAAAGAACGCAAATTACGCATCGAAGATGCTCTTAACGCTACTAAAGCAGCCGTAGAAGAAGGAATCGTGCCTGGGGGAGGTTCAACCCTCATTCACATGGCAAGTAAAATCTCTACCTTCAAAGAGACTTTGAGCGATGTAGAAGAAAAAGTAGGGGCAGAAATTGTTATCAAAGCCCTCAAAGCACCCTTACGCCAAATTGCTACCAACGCAGGGGTTGAAGGCTCTGTGGTAGTGGAAAAAGTAAGAGAATCAGCCGCCAATATCGGTTACAACGCCCTTACGGGAGTTTATGAAGACTTAATTGCTGCAGGAATTGTTGATCCTGCCAAAGTGGTTCGCTCTTCCTTACAAAACGCCGCTTCCATTGCTGGAATGGTATTAACCACCGAAGCATTAGTGGTAGAAAGACCAGCCCCTGAAGCCCCTGCTCCCGATATGGGCGGTATGGGTGGCATGGGCGGCATGGGAATGCCTGGAATGGGTGGCATGGGAATGCCCGGCATGATGTAATCCAAGCTATTAAGTTACAGTGCTCGTAATTTAAGGCTAAATTATCAATTATTTATTTGATTTCGTAAGGCTTTTAAATTTTTAAGCAGAATCTATATAATTTTTGGGTGTACTACGGTGCGCCCTTTTTTAGACTTTATTTTTTATTAGAAATTATGTAAAAATAAAATCTAATTCTATTTGATATTCTTTAGAATTTTCGAGGTTAGGGATAATATAAATTCGCTCAATAAATTCTCTCAGATAAAATCTTGTTTCCTGTTCTGAAAGGTCATACCAAAACTGTTTTAAAGATAAATTATCAATCATTTCTTTTAAGTTATTTGGGGGTAAACTATTTATTTGATTATTTAGTTGAGAAATCTCATTTTCTATTTTTAATTTTCTAATTTTGGCTGTTTCTTCGTCTAAAATATTGCTTGAGATTAGACCCTCTAAGCTGTTAATTATTTTTTGTTTCTCTTTAATTAAATTTTCTGTTTGCTCAATGATAATATCTATATTAGGGCTATTAATATTATTAACAATTGTGGGTAAATCAAAACAAATTTTTTCAATGGTTTCTTTTAAGATTTGTTGGTAATTCCAAGAAGAGCAGGATTTTTTTTGAGGGCAATTCACAGGGGTAATGTATAAATATTTTGTTTTTTTTCTTCTTTGGGTAACGGAGGTTATTTTGGATGAAGAATGGCACATTTTACACTTTACTAAGCCTGAAAGACAATGGGAAGAACTGGCACTACGGGAAGGAATGCGACGATGGCTTTTTAATAAACGATCAATTTGG of Cyanobacterium sp. HL-69 contains these proteins:
- the groEL gene encoding chaperonin GroEL, which codes for MSKIVSFREESRRALEEGVNALANAVKVTLGPKGRNVLLERKFGAPEIVKDGISVAKEVELENPLQNAGARLVREVASKTNDVAGDGTTTATVIAQAMIHEGLKNVTAGANPVALRRGMDKAIAIAVKEISDMAQPVQGDVIAQVAAVSAGNDQEIGDMIAHAMDKVTKDGVITVEESKSLATELEVVEGMQLDRGYMSPYFITDQEKQIVELENALVLVTDKKINAIADLVPVLEEVARAGAPLLIIAEDIEGEALATLVVNKARGVLNVAAIKAPSFGDRRKAMLEDIAILTGGRVISEDIGLSLDTVKLDELGKAHKITIEKDNTTIVTDSGNTGDVQKRVAQIRKQLEETDSEYDAEKLQERIAKLAGGVAVIKVGAATETDLKERKLRIEDALNATKAAVEEGIVPGGGSTLIHMASKISTFKETLSDVEEKVGAEIVIKALKAPLRQIATNAGVEGSVVVEKVRESAANIGYNALTGVYEDLIAAGIVDPAKVVRSSLQNAASIAGMVLTTEALVVERPAPEAPAPDMGGMGGMGGMGMPGMGGMGMPGMM
- a CDS encoding PadR family transcriptional regulator — encoded protein: MLELATLGLLQKEPLHGYLLKKQMELFMSGCISVNYGAIYPLLRRLLDKGLIMEEEDGNNNRKMYSITSAGRAIWLEKMLEHPHESWVNARSRFMIKFFFFSYLESIDRLHLLEHRLRVCQLQLDDQDLQIVYDDRFQAMALERYKSDINREIDWLMGQLAIEKEMEMELSKN
- a CDS encoding RND-type export system membrane fusion component — encoded protein: MINPNSAPSETSNVDEEEISAIAPKPQSKKKSFSPWWIFGAVAFLAILGGGGMLLFNNNESGNDPSGAMAGQGQPSTVKLSTLELGIVQDTTTIVGRLDAPRAVTVRSEIDGRIRSILRTEGERVTVGQIIARVDSDQLEAELNQAQAQLDSARSRLALLRAGNRPEEIAQAQAQLTGAIARLNNARQGARPEEIAQTRAELESARAELELAQERTRRYRVLSEEGAISQDEFDEFVTIERQASSAVTQAQRRLDAQTKGRTSDLNELEAAVEQARQNLQLLRNGTRREEIDQAEAEVSQATARVNTIEVQIDKAQIVAPFTGIIGDIPIKVGDFINSGDELTTITENDVLEANFSLPLEQSERLRLGLPVEILDSQGEILTTGEISFISPQVSPDSQLVLTKATLNSSGASLFNQTSIRARIIWQESPGIVVPSSAVSRMGGNNFVFVAQPAENGEGDEPSLIAEQRSIELGSLQGNNYEVLGGLEEGEQIVSAGILNLRDGAPIAPLPPEENGEMPQ
- a CDS encoding RND efflux system, inner membrane transporter CmeB codes for the protein MFVDFFIRRPVFSSVCALIILLVGTVSIVTLPIARFPDIAPTQIQITANYTGADAEVVENTVTNILERQINGVEGLRYISSSSTNSGTSSITATFDASRNKDLAAVDIQNQISVVEGQLPDVVQRTGVTVTQQSNNILMGFGMFSEDGQYDNDFLSNYAERFLVDALKRIEGVADVTVFGERRYAMRLWVDPNRLSSRGLTPMDVENALREQNVQVGVGAVGAEPAIEGQEFQISLRVVSQLTEPEEFEDIILRSDEQTGSLIRFRDVGRVELGAQNYDSFVRFRGVEAVGVGIYQLPGSNALEVAQNVKTQMAELAEQFPDGINIQLAFDTTGFIEESLDEVIITLFMSVALVVLIILVFLQDWRTTLIPSLTIPLSLVGTFAFVRAFDFSINTLTLFGLTLATGLVVDDAIVVVEQIYRYIQDRNMESHRAASESMKQLTGAVIATSLVLMAVFIPVTFFPGTTGALYREFALTIAFSIVISTFLALTLTPSLCALLLKSGQHPPNWIQPFFNRFNSILDWLTLKYEGFLTFLARFKLFVVGIFVVLIALTGWLYTVVPTAFVPEEDQGYFITIIQAPEGVSLQYTSDVMRQVEEEILEIPDVLGTFAIGGFSFGGSTPNQGIIFTPLKPWGDRPNASQSVQGIIGQLFPKFAMIPEARIIPINPPAIQGLGAFGGFTFNLQDRRINPDLQSMVEVMGQFLGAANQDEALSAVFTQFAANSPQLIVEVNRERAKVLDVNLDDVFSTMATMMGGSYVNDFTMQQRSYRVYVQGDKEFRANPESMDNFFVRSGGGEMIPLSNLVTITPTVGAQTINHYNLFRSIEINGSPAPGYSSGNAIEAVGAIASQVLPVGFGYEWTGISLEEISAGNLAIIIFSLGIVLVFLVLSAQYENYVDPFIIILAVPLAILGALLAQSLRGFSNDIYCQIGLVMLIGLASKNSILIVEFANQLRDEEMSTVKAAIEASKQRLRPILMTAISTLTGIFPLVIASGAGAGSRQSLGTAVFGGMLVATFLSLFVVPILYIVIKMAVEKVLPRKQPKQLVPEN